CGTAATTTTGCAAGGCGGCGTGTGCGGCACCGTTGTAAAAGTAGACAATGGCTTGGTTAGGAAATAGCTCTAGTGCCTGTTCAGAGTGTTTTACTACGCTATCGGTTTCTTGTAAAGTCTGAAACTCAATAGTGAGCAAATTTTGCCAAACGTCAAAGTTGGTATCATCGTACTGAATGGACTGTAGGTAATAATCACGGGCCTGACGGGCACTGTCAATAGCATTCAAGTAATCGCCTTTAATGATGTAGGCTTCGGCTTCATCGGGGTGCGACTCCAGCATTTTGTCCGTCAGGGTACTTACCAGTTGCTGATTGTTGGGCAACTCTCGAATGTACTTCGCTACCAGTTCTAGCTTAAGCTTTAAGTTTAATCCAGGGTTGGTAAAGGCCGCACTCATGTGTTTTTCGGCTTCCGCATCATTCCCCTGGTTCTGATAAATTTTAGCTAACAACAGCTCAGCTTCCGGATTATCGGGCGATATTTCCAGCAAACCCTTTAGGTACGGAATGGCATCTGCATCCTTGCCGTTAGAGATAAACATTTCGGCTAGCCCAATTACGTAATCGCCTTCACCCGGAAAAGTCTCAATAAGCTGCTCACCTTCGGTAATCGCTTTCTCCAGGTTGTTCTGTTGTAAGTAAATGCGCTGCTTGGCAGTGGTTACCTCCGGTAAGATTCCGTATTTCTGCTCAATGCGGTTATAGGTTTCAATGGACTGATCGAACTCCTGTTGGTAGAGGTAGAGAGCGGCTAGATCAAACAGGTAATCTTCGGTTTTATCTAGGCGGTCAATCATGGTTTCGTACACCAGGGCGGCTCCCGCAAAATCGGACTGCTGGGTTAAGACTTCGGCCTTGGTAAGATAGTAGTACTTGTTATCGGGGTCTAACTCAAGTGCACTGTTGGCGTGAACCAATGCATCGTCTAGCACTCCCTGCCGCGACAGAATAGAGGCAATTTTAAAGTGGGCCGCAGCATTGTTTGGGTCACTTTCCAGCGACTTTTCAAACAGGGCTAGTGATTTTTCAAAGTCCTCGAGGATATAATATTTAGCTCCTTCGGTGAAGTAGTAGGTTGCCTCCCGGATTTTCCGCTCCGCTTTGTCTTCTTTTTTATTCTTTTGACCAAAGCTATTAACTGACGCTAGCAAGATAAATACCAAGCTCACTCCAATACTTCGCCTTACAAAATCAGATACTTTCATGCTACAAAATTCTCTAACCGATTAGAGTGTGTTTGGATTTTATATTTAGAATCTATTATGAGGTGTTTTTTGGTCAGTCGCGCGGCGAACCGTCGAAGCTCTTTTTGAAGGCCGCAGTGGAACTGGGATAGCCTGAGCTATCGCCTGAAAAGAAGCCACCGTGGCGCGGCTGAAGTATGAACGAAAAATGGCCATCAGAAAACTAAAAGATAAAGTTCAAACGCGCTCTAAGTTAGCGCAGACTTGTTAAATTATAGACTTTTTCACGTACTAACAACGAATATGTTCCCCTCAGTAGTATAAACAAAATCAGTGCATGATTTTTACTAAATGAAGGTACCACCCTGTACTCAGCTAAAAAAACTGAAATAAAGAGATTTAGTACACTTTACAATGATGATTAATTAATAATGAGTGATGAATAATGTAATACCCATCAATCACCATTCATTAATCATTATCCATTCTCAATTGCTTGCCAGTGCTACCGTAGCCACCAGCTCCGCGAGTGGTTTCGCTGAGCGACTCTACGGCTTGCCAGCGAATTTGCTCGTGTTTAGCTACTACTATCTGGGCAATTCGTTCGCCGGGCTGTACGGTGTAGGCTTCGTTAGACAAATTTACTAGCAGTACTTTCACTTCGCCTCGATAGTCGGCGTCGATAGTGCCGGGGCTATTCAATACGGTAAGGCCGTGTTTGTAGGCTAATCCGCTACGGGGGCGCACCTGAGCTTCGTAGCCCACCGGAAGTTCCATGAAAAACCCAGTGCTGATTAACGCTCTTTCTAGCGATTGTAGCGTGACCGGAGCGTCGATGGCCGCGTGTACATCCATACCGGCAGCATGTTCGGTCTGGTAAGCGGGGAGGGGATGTTCAGATTTATTGACAATTTTTACTTGAATCATAGGTGGTTAGGCTTTACTGTAGGTCTGTAGGCTCTTCTTTTCTCGCAAGAAAACGATTAGGGTAAATAACAGGGTTAGTCCAATATTCAAACCGTTTTCCCCGAGAACTGACGTTAAATCTACGGCAAATGATAGATAAATCAAGCCAATACCAGCAATTAGGTAAGTCAGTGACGGGCCAAAGAAGTAGGGAATAGGGTAGTACTTTCGTCCGTAGTAGTAACACACGGAGCACATTATAAAATAGCAAGAAATACTGGCTACGGCACAACCCAAGTAACCCAGTACGGGAATGAGACCGATATTGACTACTAAAGTAACTACCGCACCCACGCTGGCGATGATTGTTCCGAAAATAGGTCGATCAGTGATTTTAAACCATACCGAAAGATTGATGTATATACCGTAAAGCATTTTTCCAAACAGCAGAAACGGGACGACATACAGTGCGTCCCTGAAACCTTCACTTCGCAGAAAAATAGTCCCGATAAGCTCTACATTAATACTTACGGCTACCAGAATAAGGATACTGAAGACCGTAAAATAGTGCATTACTTGGGCAAAGAGTGAGGGTGCATTTTTGTCTTCAGCTCCCGAAAAAAAGAAAGGTTCACCCGCGTAGCGAAAGGCTTGTACCGCCAGCAGCATGAAGATACTTAGCTTCACACTGGCTCCGTACGTACCTAAAGCTTGTAGTGAAGTTTTATCCGGGTAGAAATTTTCCGGTAGTAGATCGGCGAACAAAATAATATCAATCCGCTCGTTAATCATACCGGCTAAGCCCATGAGCAGAATAGGAGAAGCGTAGGCAAGCATAGGCTTAATAAAGCGATGATCCCAAACCGGCCGAAATTTGATCAGCCATTGCCACAAAAAAAGTGGGGTTACTAAGCTAGCGATTAGGTTGGCCAGAAATACGTAACTCACGCTGATTACTCCTTCTTCGCTGGCAAACCAAACCGAAGGGTTCATAAGTTGGGGTAGCAGCAGCAGAAAGAATAACTGAAGCCCGATCTGCAAACCAAGATTGGACAGCTTGGTAATAACAAACCATTTTGCCTTGTTCTCCAAGCGTAGTTGGGCAAACGGAATAGCGACAAACGCATCTAGCAGCATAATGATGGCTAGCCATCGAACAATGTGAGCATCCTCCGGGTAACCTAGCCACTGGGCAATAGTGGGTGCCTGCCAGAATAGCAAAGCTGATACTGTAAAGCTAATTAATAAGACCCAGGTAAGTGCTGATCGGAAGATTGTGATTTGGTCGGACTGATACTTTTTCTGAGAGGCAAAGCGAAAATAGGCGGTTTCCATGCCGAAAGTATACAGTATATTAAATAGAGCTACGTAGGCGTACAGTTCGCTCATCTTCCCGAATTGCGACTCGGTAAGTATACTAGTATGAATTGGAACAAGAGCATAGTTAAGAACCCGCCCCAGAATGGTGCTAACCCCGTAAAGGGCGGTTTGTCCGGCTAATTTTTTGAGTGGATTCATACGGTGGTGTTCTCAGCCAGCAGGCAGCAATGATCGTACCGAGTAGATCGGGTTGCGTAAACCGAATTAGGTGAACTCCACTGAGCAATCCGTAGGGGAAATCCGCAATTTGCTATTCGCCGGTAAATTGGGGAGCGCGCTTCTCTAAGAAGGCTTGGGTTCCCTCCACAAAGTCGCGCGACTTGCAGCAGGCGGCAAAGCTATTGGCTTCGGTTTGATAGCCGTTCTCTTCGGCTTCGTAGGCAGCGTTTACACAGTCTACCACCATACCAATTGCTAGTGGAGCTTTAGAAGTGATTTTTTTCAGTAAACGCTCGCAGTAGTCTACCAACGCGGCTTTATCTTCTACCAGTTGATTAACCAAACCAATTTCGTAGGCCCGCTCCGCTGAGATTGTATCGCCGGTCATCATTATTTCCAAAGCTCGCCCTCGGCCCACCAAGTTCGGCAGCCGTTGGGTTCCCCCGAATCCGGGAATCAGACCTAAATTAACTTCTGGCTGACCGAAAACAGCACTTCGGGAAGCAATCCGGATGTGGCAGGCCATCGCCAACTCACAGCCTCCGCCTAAGGCAAATCCGTGAACCGCAGCCACCACCGGTTTATCACATTTCTCGATAGAAGCAAATACTTCTTGCCCCACCTCGGCAAATTTGCGTCCGTTTACTTCATTGAGTTCAGAGACTTCTGCAATATCGGCTCCGGCTACAAAGGCTCGCTCGCCCGATCCGATAATAACCACCGCTTTTACATCGCTATCGTCGTAAATTTCCTGAAAAGCTTCGCCTATTTCTTCTAGCGTTGCCTTATTCAATGCATTCAGCTTATCTTCCCGATCGATGGTAAGCGTTAAGATACCATCCTTCACCTCGGTGTCGATATATTTATAATTTGCCATACTACCTTATTAAAACGTAAACTGTGTGCCCGCAACCGTAAAGCCAGTCAGGGACATTTATAAGAAGCTCTGTTTGAGCGTTCGCGCTTTTGAGGTGCAAATATAACAGGTGGGGTAGTATTCTCAAAAACCTGGAATATGTGCAGTTTTTTTACTATAAAATGCAGCTAAACTGCTTTAGTAATTTGAAACAAACATCTTGATTGCTAACGACGTTAACCATTCTTATTACATTCAGTTCAGCAAACTCAAAGCTGGATATAAATACTCATATTTCTTATTCATAAAGCACACACTATGTCAGAAAAACGGAAGATTACAGTTGCTCACGGCGACGGAATTGGCCCAGAAATTATGAAAGCCACTTTGGCCATTTTAGAGGCTGCGGGAGCAGCCATAGAACCGGAGGTGATTGAAATTGGGGAGCAGGTCTACCATCGGGGCGTGAGTTCAGGTATTGAACCTTCCTCCTGGGATTCGTTACGAAGTACCCAAGTTTTTCTGAAAGCACCTATCACCACTCCACAAGGAGGAGGTTTTAAATCGTTGAACGTAACTACCCGGAAAACACTGGGGTTGTACGCCAATGTACGTCCCTGCCGATCGTATAATCCGTATGTACCTACCCGCCACGATGAAATTGATATGGTGATTGTGCGGGAAAACGAGGAAGATTTGTACGCAGGTATTGAGCATCAGCAGACTGAGGAGGTAGTGCAGTGCCTGAAATTGGTGAGTCGCCCCGGATGCGAGAAAATAATTCGCTATGCCTTCGAGTATGCCGAAGCCTACGACCGCAAGAAAGTGACTTGCTTCTCTAAAGATAATATTATGAAGCTGACCGATGGCTTGTTTCACCGAACATTTGATGAGATAGCCAAGGAGTACCCCGATATTGAGAATGACCACATGATTATTGATATTGGCTCAGCTATTCTGGCGGATAAACCCGAGACGCTAGACGTTGTTGTTACCCTTAACCTCTACGGCGATATTATTTCTGATATTGCAGCTCAGATTGCCGGATCAGTAGGCTTGGGTGGCTCGGCGAATATTGGCGAGAGCTGCGCAATGTTTGAAGCTATTCATGGTTCAGCCCCGACCATTGCCGGAAAAGATGTTGCTAATCCTTCGGGATTAATTAACGCGGCTATTATGATGCTAGTTCATATTGAGCAACCAGAAGTTGCAACGCACATTAATAACGCTTGGCTCTACACCTTAGAATCAGGAGTGCATACGGCAGATATCTACCGAATTGGTAGGAGTAAGGAACTGGTAGGCACGCAGGCTTTTGCCGAAGAAATAATTAAAAATTTAGGTAAAACTCCCAAACGTCTGCATCCGGCTGATTACCACCAGATAAAAGGAAGAAAATTGCATTACAGTACGCCACCTAATCCTGACCGCCAGAAAGATTTGGTTGGGGTAGATGTATTCATCGACTGGAACGAAAGTGACCGTAATCCCAACGTTATTGGCGAAGGGCTATCAGCGATTAGCGGTGATGATTTTACGCTGCGAGTAATCACTAACCGCGGGGTAAAGGTATATCCTGATGGTTTGCCCGAAACGTTTTGCACTGACCACTGGCGTTGCCGATTTGTGGCGGAGGAAGGTAAAACTGTTTCTCACCAGCAAATCATTAGGTTGCTGAACCGCCTAGACGAGAACAACTTCGATTTTATTAAGACAGAGCAGTTGTATAACATTGATGGCCAGCGAGCGTACTCATTAGCGCAAGGGCAATAAATGAAATGATGACTAATGATTAATGACGGATGAATGGTGACAGATGATTTGTTTATCATTCATTTATCATTAGTCATTCTCTTCTGGGGTGGTTGGCTCCGGGGCTACTTCAACTTCCTCTGAATCTCCCTTTTCTTTTTCTTGGAGCTCATCTGGTGGTTGAACAGCCTCTGGGGCGTATTTCAGTAGTATGCTGTACCAGTTAACGAGCTTTTTCATGTCCGAGACGTATACGCGACTTTCGTCGTACTCGGGTACTACGTGTTTGAGGAACGCCTTCAGTTCTTCACCGTCCGAGGTATCTACGCCGGGGTCGTCGCCAAATTCTTCGTGAATCTTTTGAAATACATCTTCCAACGGAACGGCACCCTCGGCATCAGTAGTGTAGATAGATACTTCTTTGAGCACTGAGACCCGCTGGTTCATATTCACCATCATTTTCTTCTTCTGCTCGTCCAGTGATTCTACAATCATACCGGAACGGGAAGGCTTTAGTACGTGAAATAATCCGCCTTTCCCCGCAATTGCAGCAATTTCGCTTAAATCCATAATTTAGTGTTCTGTAATTAACGTTTAGGTAACGGGCACACCGCTTTTCTGTTACAAATAGAAGGCAAATATAAAGGTAATGTGTTATAGTGCGAAGTGTTATGGTACTGGGTGTTGAATTGTTCTGGATTTAGAGTTTAAAGTTCACGCTAATAGCACTTAAAGCTTATGACTCTGAATTTTAGAACATTATAACACGCAAACGCTATAGCACCAACAAACCACCTAAATACTCTAGAATATCCTCCCGTCCGGCTTTAGTTACAGATGAACTGGTTAGCATGGGGGGAAGTTCTTCCCAGGTTTCGCGCATCGCTTCTTGAAAGGCTCGGATAGATTTTCGGGTCTTCTTCTCGTTCTGCTTGTCAGCCTTCGTAAAAATAATAGTAAAAGGAATAGCGTGTTGACCGAGCCAATCAATAAAAGACAGGTCAATATTTTGGGGTGGAATGCGGGAGTCAATCAATACGAACAGGTTGACCAGTTGCTGGCGATTGAGTAAATAATTTTCAATCATCTTTCCCCAGTCATCTCGGGTAGTTTTACTTACTTTAGCGTAGCCGTAACCGGGTAGGTCTACCAAGTACCATTGCTGATTAATCAGAAAGTGATTGATAGTTTGGGTTTTACCGGGAGTATTGGAGGTTTTCGCTAGCTTCCTTCGCTCGGTTAGCATGTTGATAAGCGAAGATTTTCCTACGTTGGAGCGTCCTATAAAAGCAAACTCCGGCAATGTTCCTTCCGGACACTGATCGAGCTCCACACTACTCTTTACGAACTCCGACTGCTTAATCTTCATTGCTTTTCTGGTTCCTGGTTGGCCGGTGGATCACTCACTAGCTTAAACATCGGCCGTTTAATCACTGGGCGGTCGGTGCTATCTAATGACGACATCAGTTCTTTATTTTCTTCAATAAAACGATTGAAGGCTTGGCTTACATTGTCGTAGTGCAATCGGTACAGTACTACTCCGCTGTTTTCGCTCACAATCTTATCCGTTAGGTACAGCAAACGGGGGTTATCGGTCACTTCAATAATCCGGTCGGTGAGCGACAGCAGCGAATCACTTAGCTGTCCGGTAAGGCTATCGTATTGATAAATTTGGCGGGTATTGGCCATCGTGACCGAATCGAAGCGAGATGCCCGGAGCTTTTGCACCATTTGCTCTAGCAATGCCAGGGTATCAGAGCCAATCAACGATTTATGGGTTAATTCATCTAGAAGTTCATTAAGATACAGTAGTTTCTGCTCGTCGCTCTGCTTCACGGCAGTCCAGGCATAATTCAGGCTATCGTTCAGGTGATAGTATGTGCTGCGGAGTGAGTCGAACCGCTCAACCGATATTTGCTCCGCTTGCTGAGTAATTGCCGTACTACAACCCACTAGCCAGTAGCCCATTATAATCAAACCAAATTTGAGCAATACAGGCCGATAGCGCATAGAGAAGTATCAGTTTGTTTTATAGGGTAGAAACAAATACAATGATGGCTACGAATATAAGCCATTTGAGAAAGGAATTCGTACTTTGGCTGCAAATTGTTGTACACTGGTATGCCTGCTTCTGATAAAAAATATTTACAAAACGCCTACGAGTATTTTCATAGGCTGAATGTTACGTTCTATTTATTAATTGCCGGTCCGCTAGTAGGCTTTTGCTACGCCTATTTGCAACAAGAAGCCGCCGGTGGATTACAGCCTACGGTATATCTTTCGTGGGTACACTTGGCTTTAATGATAGGGGCAGCGTTGGTTATACTCTTAGGTTACCGCAACTATCAACGAGCATTACAAACCATAGATACAGATTGGTCTTTTCAAGAGAAACTGGCGTTTTTTTACCACAAAAGCCGGGAGCTACACCTGTATTTCATGCTAAGTAACGCCCTGGCAGCTTTAGGGTTGTACTTAACGGGCGAGCATTTATTCGCCGGGGTCTACGCTATTGTGCTAGTTGTGTTCTCGCTATTTCGCCCCACCCCTCGCCGAATTGTTCGTGACTTAAAATTGACCAAAGCTGAAAAAGAAAAACTAGTCGGTGGTCAAGATTATGGAGAGAGTAACCCAGAAGAGAGTTAAATTTGAATGTCAAAGAATACTCGCCGCAGCTAGTATTTCATAGGTGGGAATACTTATTAACTGCAACAATGTTAGCTGTAGCAAGCTTACACAGAATTGAGAATAGTGGTATTTTACTATTTTGTCTTTCCGCTTCATTTGTTGGTTATGTCTCAACCTTCTTCCTCTCAGATACAAGATTGGTTTCCCAACCTGTTTATCCCCGGAGCAGGTAGATCAGGTACTACTACTTTACACTACTGCCTTAATCAGCATCCGGAGATTTATATGGCGCAAGACAAAGAACCTCATTTTTTTAGTAATGATCGCACTTTTCAGTTATTACACGAATACTATGAGCCGTTATTCAGAAAAGGTATAGGATGTCGCTATCGAGGCGAAGCTAGCGTGGCCTATATGAGTAGCACAAAAGCTATTAAGCGAATAGCTGTATGGACTCAATACCCAAAGTTTATTTTCATACTTCGTAATCCTATTGATAGGGCTATCTCTCATTACTGTTATCGAGTAGGCCAAGGCTTTGAGAACAAAAGTTTTAAAGAAGCATTCAGCAGTAGCTCGACTATACAGAATAAAGAAAATATACATGCATCTTACTGTACGGAAGGATACTACGGGCAATGGCTAGAGCGCTACTATCATGCCTTTGGAAAAGATGCTATTCATGTTATTACCACTGAGGAGCTGTCTCGACACCCAGAAGAAGCAATAGCTTCTTGTTTCCTATTTTTAGGCTTACCCAGTTTAGTAGACGTAGTAATTCCCAAGTTAAACCCAAGTATACAGTTAAAAAAACCGCAGCTATACAAGAATATAGTGGAAATGATGTCTGAAAAAAGCGAGAGTTGGTGGAAAAAGAAGTATCAAGAATTAGTGCCTAGTCGTAGCAGAATTACTATCCGAAGAAGCGTAGTGCGTTTATTAGAATACAGTAAAAACAAAATGTTTGCTACTAAGGAACCGCCACTTTTTGATGAAGAAACAAGAGAATGGATAGCGAACTACTATCATTCAGATGTCAGCAACCTTAAAAAGGCTACGGGGCGACAGTTTAATGAGTGGAAAGAGTTTTTGGTTTAGTGATCATATTTTGTATGGTATTAAATAATAAAATACTAAATAAATAAGCTGTTTTCCAATGTTTCTTAAAGATAGCGGGCTTTAACTCAAAAAGTATTCTCATCAGTAGAGATCGACATTCCTGTGTAGTCTCAGTCATTTTCAAGGCTTTTCGGCAAACTAAATACGTTGAATGCAATTTCGGATCGCCGGGGTGGTATTGTTGAGCTGACATAGAATCTACGTGTTTACGCACCTGCGTAGTACATATGTCTAGGTAAGCATACTTCCACGTTCGGGCCGAACGCACCCAGAAGTCGAAATCTTCGTAAGCCAGTTGTTCGTCGTAGCCACCCAATTCGTCTAGCACCTGTTTTCTTATCATCATAGTCGGAGCCGAAATGAAATATTGAGCTAGTACGTCAGCGTACACATCACCTACCGGAATAGGGCGAACGTGCTTTAGGCGATCTTGGTAGTGGTACCAGAGGTGTCTTCCGCCTTCGTCTACATACTCGGCTTCGGTAAACACAACTCCGTAATCGTTTGATAAGCTTTCAAAGTACGCCACCTGCTGTTCAATCCGTTGGGGAAGCATGCTATCGTCGGTAGCAAAATCAATAATGTACTTACCGCTGGCTAAAGCTAGCCCTCGGTTAAAAGCGGTGCAGTTCCCTGCATTTTCGGACAAAAAAAGCGTCTTTATCGGGTAAGTAAATGGATTCTTTTCCAAGTATCTTTTTGCAAGGTTAACACTAGCATCAGTGCTGGCATCATCTACTAAAATAACCTCTATTGCCGAATATGTTTGTTGAGCTATTGAAGATAAGGCTTCTTCTAAGAATTGGGCGTGATTGTAGCAGAGGGCGATCACCGATACCAACGGTTGGCCTACCATTTTAGTAGATAGCTTTTTTTATAAGAAGCTACTCCGCCCATTCTTCTTTTGAAGTTCTGGATGGATTCAGATCCAATCCCCAAATCTAATAAGGCAAGCTCGTTAGACTGACAATAGCGGTAAATATGCGATAACAACAAGACAGTGGGACTATAAGAGCTATACGTAAGTAAAGCTGTATAGTAAAAGGTATACACGATGGAATGAGATACCTGTACGGCAATGCAGGAGGCAACCCGGTCTTGTGAACGACATACTGAAAAAAGCAGATAACGATCAGGAAAAGCCTCAGCGTACTTCTGTAAGTCGCGTAGAGGAATCGATAGTTTCCGTTGACGGGTTTGGTAGCTCATCTCTATGAATCGGTAAACCTCACACAGTTTCTCAACTGGTTCTTTAACAACAATAAATTCAGCTTTAATAGATTTTGCTAATCTTCCTTTTTGCCCAGCCTTCATCTTGAGCAGTAAGCTATAGCTATCAACTGAGATGTGGTAATTCACTTGTTCATCTTTCACAAGAAAACCCAATTCTTGCAATACCTGATAAAATATTTTGATATCAGTACGGTAAGACGGAATACAATCCCTAATTTCTATTGATCTGACCTGTTGCTGAGTTAATTGCTCGCGGACAAAGGCTAAAAAATCTGACAACTGCTCATTGGTAAGCGAAG
This region of Tunicatimonas pelagia genomic DNA includes:
- a CDS encoding GNAT family N-acetyltransferase, yielding MPLPKLEYSIGSRPTGYLLAFEPFLYNQEAFLALKDYPIQSFYAINHQKRSIEARIHFTIREQQDGTLQAISLPELPFGSLEYSTSLTNEQLSDFLAFVREQLTQQQVRSIEIRDCIPSYRTDIKIFYQVLQELGFLVKDEQVNYHISVDSYSLLLKMKAGQKGRLAKSIKAEFIVVKEPVEKLCEVYRFIEMSYQTRQRKLSIPLRDLQKYAEAFPDRYLLFSVCRSQDRVASCIAVQVSHSIVYTFYYTALLTYSSYSPTVLLLSHIYRYCQSNELALLDLGIGSESIQNFKRRMGGVASYKKSYLLKW
- a CDS encoding sulfotransferase family protein, with translation MSQPSSSQIQDWFPNLFIPGAGRSGTTTLHYCLNQHPEIYMAQDKEPHFFSNDRTFQLLHEYYEPLFRKGIGCRYRGEASVAYMSSTKAIKRIAVWTQYPKFIFILRNPIDRAISHYCYRVGQGFENKSFKEAFSSSSTIQNKENIHASYCTEGYYGQWLERYYHAFGKDAIHVITTEELSRHPEEAIASCFLFLGLPSLVDVVIPKLNPSIQLKKPQLYKNIVEMMSEKSESWWKKKYQELVPSRSRITIRRSVVRLLEYSKNKMFATKEPPLFDEETREWIANYYHSDVSNLKKATGRQFNEWKEFLV
- a CDS encoding oligosaccharide flippase family protein, with the protein product MNPLKKLAGQTALYGVSTILGRVLNYALVPIHTSILTESQFGKMSELYAYVALFNILYTFGMETAYFRFASQKKYQSDQITIFRSALTWVLLISFTVSALLFWQAPTIAQWLGYPEDAHIVRWLAIIMLLDAFVAIPFAQLRLENKAKWFVITKLSNLGLQIGLQLFFLLLLPQLMNPSVWFASEEGVISVSYVFLANLIASLVTPLFLWQWLIKFRPVWDHRFIKPMLAYASPILLMGLAGMINERIDIILFADLLPENFYPDKTSLQALGTYGASVKLSIFMLLAVQAFRYAGEPFFFSGAEDKNAPSLFAQVMHYFTVFSILILVAVSINVELIGTIFLRSEGFRDALYVVPFLLFGKMLYGIYINLSVWFKITDRPIFGTIIASVGAVVTLVVNIGLIPVLGYLGCAVASISCYFIMCSVCYYYGRKYYPIPYFFGPSLTYLIAGIGLIYLSFAVDLTSVLGENGLNIGLTLLFTLIVFLREKKSLQTYSKA
- a CDS encoding enoyl-CoA hydratase/isomerase family protein, translated to MANYKYIDTEVKDGILTLTIDREDKLNALNKATLEEIGEAFQEIYDDSDVKAVVIIGSGERAFVAGADIAEVSELNEVNGRKFAEVGQEVFASIEKCDKPVVAAVHGFALGGGCELAMACHIRIASRSAVFGQPEVNLGLIPGFGGTQRLPNLVGRGRALEIMMTGDTISAERAYEIGLVNQLVEDKAALVDYCERLLKKITSKAPLAIGMVVDCVNAAYEAEENGYQTEANSFAACCKSRDFVEGTQAFLEKRAPQFTGE
- the yihA gene encoding ribosome biogenesis GTP-binding protein YihA/YsxC, encoding MKIKQSEFVKSSVELDQCPEGTLPEFAFIGRSNVGKSSLINMLTERRKLAKTSNTPGKTQTINHFLINQQWYLVDLPGYGYAKVSKTTRDDWGKMIENYLLNRQQLVNLFVLIDSRIPPQNIDLSFIDWLGQHAIPFTIIFTKADKQNEKKTRKSIRAFQEAMRETWEELPPMLTSSSVTKAGREDILEYLGGLLVL
- a CDS encoding DUF5606 family protein; translation: MDLSEIAAIAGKGGLFHVLKPSRSGMIVESLDEQKKKMMVNMNQRVSVLKEVSIYTTDAEGAVPLEDVFQKIHEEFGDDPGVDTSDGEELKAFLKHVVPEYDESRVYVSDMKKLVNWYSILLKYAPEAVQPPDELQEKEKGDSEEVEVAPEPTTPEEND
- a CDS encoding glycosyltransferase family 2 protein, with protein sequence MVGQPLVSVIALCYNHAQFLEEALSSIAQQTYSAIEVILVDDASTDASVNLAKRYLEKNPFTYPIKTLFLSENAGNCTAFNRGLALASGKYIIDFATDDSMLPQRIEQQVAYFESLSNDYGVVFTEAEYVDEGGRHLWYHYQDRLKHVRPIPVGDVYADVLAQYFISAPTMMIRKQVLDELGGYDEQLAYEDFDFWVRSARTWKYAYLDICTTQVRKHVDSMSAQQYHPGDPKLHSTYLVCRKALKMTETTQECRSLLMRILFELKPAIFKKHWKTAYLFSILLFNTIQNMITKPKTLSTH
- the dut gene encoding dUTP diphosphatase, with product MQVKIVNKSEHPLPAYQTEHAAGMDVHAAIDAPVTLQSLERALISTGFFMELPVGYEAQVRPRSGLAYKHGLTVLNSPGTIDADYRGEVKVLLVNLSNEAYTVQPGERIAQIVVAKHEQIRWQAVESLSETTRGAGGYGSTGKQLRMDND
- a CDS encoding NADP-dependent isocitrate dehydrogenase; the encoded protein is MSEKRKITVAHGDGIGPEIMKATLAILEAAGAAIEPEVIEIGEQVYHRGVSSGIEPSSWDSLRSTQVFLKAPITTPQGGGFKSLNVTTRKTLGLYANVRPCRSYNPYVPTRHDEIDMVIVRENEEDLYAGIEHQQTEEVVQCLKLVSRPGCEKIIRYAFEYAEAYDRKKVTCFSKDNIMKLTDGLFHRTFDEIAKEYPDIENDHMIIDIGSAILADKPETLDVVVTLNLYGDIISDIAAQIAGSVGLGGSANIGESCAMFEAIHGSAPTIAGKDVANPSGLINAAIMMLVHIEQPEVATHINNAWLYTLESGVHTADIYRIGRSKELVGTQAFAEEIIKNLGKTPKRLHPADYHQIKGRKLHYSTPPNPDRQKDLVGVDVFIDWNESDRNPNVIGEGLSAISGDDFTLRVITNRGVKVYPDGLPETFCTDHWRCRFVAEEGKTVSHQQIIRLLNRLDENNFDFIKTEQLYNIDGQRAYSLAQGQ
- a CDS encoding tetratricopeptide repeat protein, which produces MKVSDFVRRSIGVSLVFILLASVNSFGQKNKKEDKAERKIREATYYFTEGAKYYILEDFEKSLALFEKSLESDPNNAAAHFKIASILSRQGVLDDALVHANSALELDPDNKYYYLTKAEVLTQQSDFAGAALVYETMIDRLDKTEDYLFDLAALYLYQQEFDQSIETYNRIEQKYGILPEVTTAKQRIYLQQNNLEKAITEGEQLIETFPGEGDYVIGLAEMFISNGKDADAIPYLKGLLEISPDNPEAELLLAKIYQNQGNDAEAEKHMSAAFTNPGLNLKLKLELVAKYIRELPNNQQLVSTLTDKMLESHPDEAEAYIIKGDYLNAIDSARQARDYYLQSIQYDDTNFDVWQNLLTIEFQTLQETDSVVKHSEQALELFPNQAIVYFYNGAAHAALQNYDEAAYSLDQARRLSNNTELTIYCNIYLGDVYNGLEQYEKSSEAYEAVLKADPSNDYVLNNYSYFLALRQEKLPYAKQLSARLLELNPNNANYLDTHGWVLYMLGEYKQAKKYIEQAIEQGASSGEVIEHYGDVLFKLGEVDQAVQQWMKAKGMDDASELIDKKIADRKLYE